The Rhodoferax sediminis genome has a segment encoding these proteins:
- a CDS encoding ABC transporter permease produces MESYALLFASMLNAGTVLAIASLGLLINEKAGVVNLGAEGLLLCSAIAGFAVVVHTGSDWIGFAAGMGAGAVLAAIFGVLVIWLNTNQYATGLALALFGAGFSAFVGAGYVQAKLPERPHFSIPVLGDIPLIGPALFRQHPLVYVTIALAFGLIWFLYRTRAGLVLRSVGESPDSAHALGYPVRRIRLAAVVAGGALCGLSGAYISLVYTPLWVEGMVAGKGWIALALTTFATWRPARVLLGAYLFGGVTMLQFYLQSRGVEMPSQFLAMTPYLATVVVLALISRNPAWIRINMPASLGKPFYPGS; encoded by the coding sequence ATGGAATCCTATGCCCTGCTCTTCGCCTCCATGCTGAATGCGGGCACCGTGCTGGCCATTGCCTCGCTGGGTCTGCTGATCAACGAAAAGGCCGGCGTCGTCAACCTCGGGGCCGAAGGCCTGCTGCTGTGTTCGGCCATTGCCGGGTTTGCCGTTGTCGTGCATACCGGCAGCGACTGGATCGGGTTCGCCGCCGGCATGGGCGCGGGTGCCGTGCTGGCCGCCATCTTTGGCGTGTTGGTGATCTGGCTCAACACGAACCAGTACGCCACCGGGCTGGCGCTGGCCCTGTTCGGGGCCGGCTTTTCGGCCTTTGTGGGCGCCGGTTACGTGCAGGCCAAGTTGCCCGAGCGCCCGCATTTTTCCATCCCCGTGCTGGGGGATATTCCGCTGATCGGGCCGGCCCTGTTTCGCCAGCATCCGCTGGTGTACGTGACCATCGCGCTGGCCTTCGGCCTGATCTGGTTCCTGTACCGCACGCGCGCCGGCCTGGTGCTGCGCAGTGTGGGCGAATCGCCTGACTCGGCGCACGCGCTGGGCTACCCGGTGCGGCGCATCCGCCTGGCGGCGGTGGTGGCCGGTGGCGCACTGTGCGGTCTGTCGGGGGCCTATATCTCGCTGGTCTACACGCCGCTGTGGGTCGAGGGCATGGTCGCCGGCAAGGGCTGGATCGCGCTGGCACTGACCACCTTTGCGACCTGGCGTCCGGCGCGCGTGCTGCTCGGCGCCTACCTGTTCGGCGGCGTCACCATGCTGCAGTTTTACCTGCAGAGCCGGGGTGTGGAGATGCCCAGCCAGTTCCTGGCGATGACGCCTTATCTGGCCACCGTGGTGGTACTGGCGCTAATTTCGCGCAACCCGGCCTGGATTCGCATCAACATGCCGGCTTCGCTTGGAAAACCCTTTTACCCCGGTTCATAA
- a CDS encoding ABC transporter permease — protein sequence MLKLEARPQASKFWSYGSPLLALLITVIIGVILFVALGKDPVKGLQVFFWEPIRSPYALGELMVKATPLLLIALGLAVCFRTNVWNIGAEGQYVIGAVAAGGVALLADKSTGSWIVIAIMGAGVLGGMAWAAITAFLRDRFNANEILVSLMLVYVAIYVLSYLVFGPWKDPAGYNFPQTKTFEAVTQIPRLMHGSRVSIGLLIALGGVAALWVFLFRTRAGFAQQVGGLAPAAARYAGFSSRQALWTALLISGGAAGLAGALEVAGPVGQLTPYIPVGYGFAAIIVAFVGRLHPVGIVFSSILMSMFYIGGELAQSRLGLPKSLTDVFQGLLLFTLLGCDTLIAYRIKSTWSNKEGVK from the coding sequence ATGCTCAAGCTTGAAGCGCGCCCGCAAGCGTCTAAGTTCTGGAGCTACGGCTCGCCCCTCCTGGCGCTGCTGATCACCGTCATCATCGGCGTCATCCTGTTCGTGGCGCTGGGCAAGGATCCGGTCAAGGGCTTGCAGGTGTTTTTCTGGGAACCGATCCGTTCCCCGTACGCACTGGGCGAGCTGATGGTCAAGGCCACGCCGCTGCTCCTGATTGCACTGGGGCTGGCGGTGTGCTTTCGCACCAACGTCTGGAACATCGGCGCCGAAGGCCAGTACGTGATCGGTGCCGTGGCCGCGGGCGGCGTGGCGCTGCTGGCCGACAAGAGCACCGGCAGCTGGATCGTCATCGCCATCATGGGCGCCGGTGTGCTCGGCGGCATGGCCTGGGCGGCCATCACGGCCTTTTTGCGCGACCGCTTCAATGCCAACGAAATCCTGGTCAGCCTGATGCTGGTCTACGTCGCCATCTATGTGCTCAGTTATCTGGTCTTTGGCCCCTGGAAAGATCCGGCGGGCTACAACTTTCCGCAAACCAAGACCTTCGAGGCGGTGACGCAAATCCCGCGGCTGATGCACGGCTCGCGCGTGAGCATCGGGCTCCTGATTGCTTTGGGCGGTGTGGCGGCGCTGTGGGTGTTTTTGTTTCGCACACGCGCCGGGTTTGCGCAGCAGGTGGGCGGTCTCGCACCCGCCGCCGCGCGCTACGCCGGCTTTTCATCGCGCCAGGCGCTGTGGACGGCGCTGCTCATCTCGGGCGGTGCGGCGGGCCTGGCCGGCGCGCTGGAGGTGGCCGGCCCGGTCGGCCAGCTCACCCCCTATATACCGGTGGGCTACGGTTTTGCGGCCATCATCGTGGCCTTTGTCGGGCGCCTGCATCCGGTGGGCATCGTGTTCTCGTCCATCCTCATGAGCATGTTCTACATCGGCGGCGAGCTCGCGCAATCGCGTCTGGGCCTGCCCAAGTCGCTCACCGATGTGTTCCAGGGGCTGCTGCTGTTCACCCTGCTGGGCTGCGACACCCTGATTGCTTACCGGATCAAGTCCACCTGGTCGAACAAAGAGGGAGTGAAGTGA
- a CDS encoding ABC transporter ATP-binding protein has product MTPPRLQLAHITKRYPAVVANSDVSLTVQAGETHAVLGENGAGKSTLMKIIYGSVKPDEGSVVFNGQPVHIRNPQEARALGISMVFQHFSLFDTLTVAENVWLGLSRSLTLAEVTRRITTKAGEYGVEVDPLRPVHTLSVGEMQRVEIIRALLTDPKLLILDEPTSVLTPQAVDRLFGVLKKIASEGCSILYISHKLHEIRELCSACTVLRGGKVTGVCDPRQETNASLSRLMIGAEPPALQHREVKTGATVLAVNALSLPTENQFGVDLEDISLNVRAGEVVGIAGVSGNGQQELLYALSGEDTRAAAPMIQIKGQSAGKFGPGRRRALGVHFVPEERLGRGAVPTLGLAHNLLLTRRDAIGTAWWNRGWINVRSLEAQASDIIRRFNVKAGGPNAEARSLSGGNLQKFIVGREIDANPKLLIISQPTWGVDVGASAQIRGEILALRDAGCAVLVVSEELDELFEISDRLYVIAKGRLSPSVDRARATVAQIGEWMSGLWNAPAGAEVQHAQA; this is encoded by the coding sequence ATGACTCCTCCCAGACTCCAGCTTGCGCACATCACCAAGCGCTACCCCGCGGTGGTCGCCAACAGCGATGTGTCGCTCACCGTGCAGGCCGGCGAAACCCACGCCGTGCTCGGTGAAAACGGCGCCGGCAAATCGACGCTGATGAAAATCATCTACGGCTCGGTCAAGCCCGACGAGGGCAGCGTCGTGTTCAACGGCCAGCCGGTGCACATCCGCAACCCGCAGGAGGCGCGCGCTTTGGGCATCAGCATGGTGTTCCAGCACTTCAGCCTGTTCGACACGCTGACCGTGGCCGAGAACGTCTGGCTCGGGCTGTCCAGGAGCCTGACGCTGGCGGAGGTGACGCGGCGCATCACCACCAAGGCCGGCGAATACGGCGTCGAGGTCGATCCCCTGCGCCCGGTGCACACGCTCAGCGTGGGCGAGATGCAGCGCGTGGAAATCATCCGCGCACTCTTGACCGACCCGAAGCTGCTGATTCTGGACGAGCCCACCTCGGTGCTGACCCCGCAGGCCGTGGACCGGCTGTTTGGGGTGCTCAAGAAGATTGCCTCCGAGGGCTGCAGCATCCTGTACATCAGCCACAAGCTGCACGAGATCCGCGAGCTGTGCAGCGCCTGCACGGTGCTGCGCGGCGGCAAGGTCACCGGGGTCTGCGACCCGCGCCAGGAGACGAATGCCTCGCTGAGCCGCCTGATGATCGGCGCCGAGCCGCCTGCGCTGCAGCACCGCGAGGTCAAAACCGGTGCCACCGTGCTGGCGGTGAACGCGCTTTCGCTGCCCACTGAAAACCAGTTCGGCGTGGATCTGGAAGATATCTCATTGAACGTGCGCGCCGGCGAGGTGGTGGGGATTGCCGGGGTATCGGGCAACGGCCAGCAGGAACTGCTTTATGCGCTCTCGGGCGAGGACACGCGCGCGGCAGCGCCGATGATTCAAATCAAAGGCCAGAGCGCCGGCAAATTCGGCCCGGGGCGCCGGCGCGCCCTGGGCGTGCACTTTGTGCCGGAAGAGCGCCTGGGGCGCGGCGCCGTGCCCACGCTCGGGCTCGCGCACAACCTGTTGCTGACGCGGCGCGATGCGATCGGCACCGCCTGGTGGAATCGCGGCTGGATCAACGTGCGCTCGCTCGAAGCCCAGGCCAGCGACATCATCCGGCGCTTCAATGTCAAGGCCGGCGGCCCGAATGCCGAGGCCCGCTCGCTGTCGGGCGGCAACTTGCAAAAGTTCATCGTCGGGCGCGAGATCGATGCAAATCCGAAGCTGCTGATCATCTCGCAGCCGACCTGGGGCGTCGACGTTGGCGCCTCGGCGCAGATTCGCGGTGAAATCCTGGCGCTGCGCGATGCGGGCTGCGCCGTGCTGGTGGTCAGCGAGGAGCTCGACGAGCTGTTCGAGATCAGCGACCGCCTGTACGTGATCGCCAAGGGGCGGCTGTCGCCTTCGGTCGATCGCGCGCGCGCCACCGTGGCCCAGATCGGGGAGTGGATGAGCGGCCTGTGGAATGCGCCGGCTGGCGCGGAGGTGCAGCATGCTCAAGCTTGA
- a CDS encoding LysR family transcriptional regulator, whose product MRDQALFDKIDLHLIRVLYTVLTERNVSRAAIRLGMSQPAVSAVLKRLRELAGDPLLVRSGAAMVPTDAGLRMIEPSAGILRAAEVLFTEARGFEPQTARNTFRVAASDYLDPFFLPQLVAQIKARAPLCHIEIHPLSADSDYHTHLAQGEVDVVIGNWLKAPDDLHMGRLFGDEVVCLVSKDHPAVRRPWDAASWLTSEHIAPTPLHPGGRGVIDDHLDSLGLQRNITARCPHFGLIPAMVASSLLVLTTGRQYCERFTERLPVKILPCPIEFPQLMYYQLWHERSHASSAAKWLRERVRSVAEALRKE is encoded by the coding sequence ATGAGAGACCAGGCGCTTTTTGACAAGATAGACCTCCACTTGATCAGGGTCTTGTACACAGTGCTAACCGAACGCAACGTCTCGCGAGCCGCCATCCGCCTGGGCATGTCCCAGCCCGCGGTGAGCGCGGTGCTCAAGCGCCTGCGCGAGCTGGCCGGCGACCCGCTGCTGGTGCGCTCGGGCGCCGCCATGGTGCCCACCGACGCCGGGCTGCGCATGATCGAGCCCAGCGCCGGCATCCTGCGCGCGGCCGAGGTGCTGTTTACCGAGGCGCGCGGCTTCGAGCCGCAGACCGCGCGCAACACTTTCCGCGTCGCCGCCAGCGACTACCTGGACCCGTTCTTCCTGCCGCAGCTGGTCGCGCAAATCAAGGCCCGGGCGCCGCTGTGCCACATCGAAATCCACCCGCTGTCGGCCGACTCCGACTACCACACGCATCTGGCGCAGGGCGAGGTCGACGTGGTGATCGGCAACTGGCTCAAGGCCCCGGACGACCTGCACATGGGCCGCCTGTTTGGCGACGAGGTGGTGTGCCTGGTCAGCAAAGATCACCCCGCCGTGCGCCGGCCCTGGGACGCTGCGAGCTGGCTTACGTCCGAGCACATCGCGCCCACGCCGCTGCACCCGGGCGGGCGCGGCGTGATTGACGACCACCTCGACTCGCTGGGCCTGCAGCGCAACATCACGGCGCGCTGCCCGCATTTCGGCCTGATTCCCGCGATGGTGGCCTCGAGCCTGCTGGTGCTGACCACGGGGCGCCAGTATTGCGAACGCTTCACCGAGCGTTTGCCGGTCAAAATCCTGCCCTGTCCGATCGAATTCCCGCAACTGATGTACTACCAGCTCTGGCACGAACGCAGCCACGCCTCCAGCGCCGCCAAATGGCTGCGCGAGCGCGTCCGGTCGGTCGCCGAAGCGCTACGAAAGGAATAG
- a CDS encoding alpha/beta hydrolase — protein MPALQLAVIDVKPGAALESQSGLQLLRPRIYGAYAAPAGPKKTAAIVMHPASNFMGHYLIGPLAERGICCLGLNSRYAGNDTLLLMERVIQDLGAGVQWLRAQGYDKVVLIGNSGGASLASFYQAQAERLTIETLVDGDPAGLVPADLPPVDGLALCAAHEGRSALMRNWIDPSVIDEHDPLSADPALDIYSAAHSPPYTPEFLARFKAAQRARLARIEDWVWARLRLLRSQHTPGSARDQTFVIYRTHADPRCLDLSIEPNDRQPGSVWGNGFEGARAVNYAASQMGRITSLTAFLSQWSSHSRADGPANLARTSVPALLCTYTADQSTFPSTRDAWLSAGGARIRNVDIQGGNHYLAGQPALVAQVADEMASWMQRL, from the coding sequence ATGCCTGCACTGCAACTTGCCGTGATCGATGTGAAGCCCGGCGCGGCGCTGGAAAGCCAGTCGGGCCTGCAATTGCTGCGCCCGCGCATTTACGGCGCCTATGCGGCGCCGGCCGGCCCCAAAAAGACGGCCGCCATCGTGATGCATCCGGCCAGCAATTTCATGGGGCATTACCTGATCGGGCCGCTGGCCGAGCGCGGCATCTGCTGCCTGGGGCTGAACTCGCGCTACGCGGGCAACGACACTCTGCTGCTGATGGAGCGCGTGATCCAGGATCTGGGGGCGGGCGTGCAATGGCTGCGCGCGCAGGGCTACGACAAGGTGGTGCTGATCGGCAACTCGGGCGGCGCCTCGCTGGCCAGTTTCTACCAGGCCCAGGCCGAGCGGCTCACCATCGAGACCCTGGTCGATGGCGACCCGGCGGGGCTGGTGCCCGCCGACCTGCCGCCGGTGGACGGCCTGGCACTGTGCGCCGCGCACGAAGGCCGCTCGGCTTTGATGCGCAACTGGATCGATCCCTCGGTGATCGATGAGCACGACCCGCTCAGCGCCGACCCGGCGCTTGATATTTACAGCGCGGCCCATTCGCCGCCCTACACGCCTGAATTCCTGGCCCGCTTCAAGGCCGCGCAGCGCGCACGCCTCGCGCGCATCGAGGACTGGGTCTGGGCACGCCTGCGCCTGCTGCGCAGCCAGCACACGCCTGGCAGTGCGCGCGATCAGACCTTCGTCATCTACCGCACCCATGCCGACCCGCGCTGCCTCGATCTCAGCATCGAGCCGAACGACCGGCAGCCCGGCAGCGTCTGGGGCAACGGGTTTGAGGGTGCGCGGGCCGTCAACTACGCGGCCAGCCAGATGGGCCGCATCACCTCGCTGACCGCGTTCCTCTCGCAATGGTCATCGCACAGCCGTGCCGACGGCCCGGCCAATCTGGCCCGAACCAGCGTGCCGGCGCTGCTGTGCACCTACACGGCGGACCAGTCCACCTTCCCGAGCACGCGCGATGCGTGGCTGAGCGCCGGCGGTGCGCGCATCCGCAACGTGGATATCCAGGGCGGCAATCACTACCTCGCGGGCCAGCCGGCGCTGGTTGCGCAGGTGGCCGACGAGATGGCGTCGTGGATGCAGCGGCTGTAG
- a CDS encoding LysR family transcriptional regulator, with amino-acid sequence MHIKDVDLNLLRLFETIFRTRNVSRAAELLDLTQPAASQGLMRLRLLLKDPLFERAPGGVKPTPRAERLAVAVQLALAAIEQALTEDEQFDPANSQRLVRLHMSDIGECVFMPPLMQRVMQVAPGLRLELVQLEPAQVVPGLDSGHLNFAVGFLPTVTDTRRERLLDDRYVLLLRGGHPLVKSSRGKAPTMAELRRVELVAVRSHSDTLRILKMLKLEKQLRMTTTHYLVLPAIVKATDLGVVMPRNIAREFNAGGGYAILEPKFPLRDFTVSLHWSRRFEADPCNRWLRQTLVDLFAE; translated from the coding sequence ATGCATATCAAAGACGTCGATCTGAACCTGCTGCGCCTGTTTGAAACCATCTTTCGCACGCGCAATGTGAGCCGCGCCGCCGAGCTGCTGGACCTCACGCAGCCGGCCGCCAGCCAGGGCCTGATGCGCCTGCGCCTGCTGCTCAAGGACCCTTTGTTCGAGCGCGCCCCCGGCGGCGTCAAGCCGACGCCGCGTGCCGAGCGGCTGGCGGTTGCGGTGCAGCTCGCGCTGGCGGCGATTGAACAGGCCCTGACCGAGGACGAGCAGTTCGATCCGGCGAATTCACAGCGCCTGGTTCGCCTGCACATGAGCGATATCGGCGAATGCGTGTTCATGCCACCGCTGATGCAGCGCGTGATGCAGGTTGCGCCCGGCCTGCGGCTGGAGCTGGTACAGCTGGAGCCGGCCCAGGTGGTGCCAGGGCTGGATAGCGGCCATCTCAACTTTGCGGTGGGCTTCCTGCCCACCGTCACCGACACACGGCGTGAGCGCCTGCTCGACGACCGCTATGTGCTGCTGCTGCGTGGCGGCCACCCGCTGGTGAAGTCCAGCCGCGGCAAGGCACCGACGATGGCGGAGTTGCGGCGCGTCGAGCTGGTGGCGGTGCGTTCCCACAGCGATACCCTGCGCATCCTCAAGATGCTCAAGCTGGAAAAACAGCTGCGCATGACCACCACGCACTACCTGGTGCTGCCCGCCATCGTCAAGGCCACCGACCTGGGCGTGGTGATGCCGCGCAACATCGCGCGTGAATTCAACGCCGGCGGGGGCTACGCGATCCTCGAGCCGAAATTTCCGCTGCGCGACTTCACCGTGTCGCTGCACTGGAGCCGGCGCTTCGAGGCCGACCCCTGCAATCGCTGGCTGCGCCAGACGCTAGTAGATTTGTTCGCCGAATAA
- the mdlC gene encoding benzoylformate decarboxylase — translation MPINPTPSGAAPLLEKVSVRAAVLDLLRGFNITTMFGNPGSTELPLFLDFPADFRYVLGLQESVVVGMADGYAQATRNASFVNLHSAVGVGHAMGNIFTAHKNRTPMIVTAGQQARSILPFDPFLFSAQATELPRPYVKWSCEPARAEDVPLAIARAYYIAMQEPRGPVLVSVPADDWDKLTERVLPRVVSTESRPEPRVLEQIGAALDASARPAFVIGAAVDRGNAWNEVLQLAERHNARVWTAPMSGRCGFPEDHRLFAGFLPAMREAIVSLLGGHDLIFVIGAPAFIYHVEGAGPHVPPGATLVQLIDDPTIAAWTPVGTSAVGSIRLGVLDLLARPAPAPRALPAPRAALPRAEPSAPMSTAYVLQTLAEVREPASIVVEEAPSARAPMHDYLPILRSETFYTMCSGGLGHSLPAAVGVALARPGARVIGLVGDGSAMYSIQALWSAAQLRLPITFVILKNRRYAALQEFAPAFGFRPEDPLEGTALPDLDFVALAKGHGCDAVHVGDAAQLHEVLRQALRSTGPILVEVDVA, via the coding sequence ATGCCCATCAACCCCACGCCGTCAGGAGCCGCGCCCTTGCTGGAGAAAGTCAGCGTTCGCGCCGCCGTGCTGGACTTGCTGCGCGGCTTCAACATCACGACCATGTTCGGCAACCCGGGCTCCACCGAATTGCCGCTGTTCCTCGATTTCCCCGCCGATTTCCGCTACGTTCTGGGCCTGCAGGAATCCGTGGTGGTGGGCATGGCGGACGGCTATGCGCAGGCCACGCGCAATGCCTCGTTCGTGAACCTGCATTCGGCCGTGGGCGTCGGCCATGCCATGGGCAACATCTTCACTGCCCACAAGAACCGCACCCCGATGATCGTCACGGCGGGCCAGCAGGCGCGCTCCATCCTGCCGTTCGATCCATTCCTGTTCTCGGCTCAAGCCACCGAGCTGCCCAGGCCCTACGTCAAATGGAGCTGCGAGCCGGCCCGGGCCGAAGATGTGCCGCTGGCCATTGCCCGCGCCTACTACATCGCCATGCAGGAGCCGCGCGGGCCGGTGCTGGTGTCGGTCCCCGCGGACGACTGGGACAAGCTCACCGAGCGGGTGCTGCCGCGCGTGGTGAGCACCGAATCGCGGCCCGAGCCGCGCGTGCTCGAGCAGATCGGCGCCGCGCTCGACGCCAGCGCACGCCCGGCCTTCGTCATCGGCGCCGCGGTGGACCGTGGCAACGCCTGGAACGAGGTGCTGCAACTGGCAGAGCGCCACAACGCGCGTGTCTGGACGGCCCCCATGTCCGGGCGCTGCGGCTTCCCCGAAGACCATCGCCTGTTTGCCGGATTCCTGCCAGCTATGCGCGAGGCGATTGTGAGTCTGCTCGGCGGTCACGACCTGATTTTTGTCATCGGCGCGCCCGCCTTCATTTATCACGTGGAAGGCGCCGGCCCGCACGTCCCCCCTGGCGCCACGCTGGTCCAGTTGATCGACGACCCGACGATCGCGGCCTGGACGCCGGTCGGCACGTCGGCCGTGGGCAGCATCCGCCTGGGCGTGCTCGATTTGCTGGCGCGCCCGGCGCCCGCACCGCGCGCCCTGCCGGCCCCGCGCGCCGCGCTGCCGCGGGCCGAGCCCTCGGCACCGATGTCGACAGCCTATGTGCTGCAGACGCTGGCCGAAGTGCGCGAGCCGGCATCCATCGTGGTCGAGGAGGCACCCAGCGCACGCGCGCCCATGCATGACTACCTGCCGATTTTGCGCAGCGAAACCTTCTACACCATGTGCAGCGGCGGCCTGGGCCACAGCCTGCCGGCGGCCGTGGGCGTGGCACTGGCCAGGCCCGGCGCGCGCGTGATCGGCCTGGTGGGCGACGGCTCCGCCATGTACTCGATCCAGGCGCTATGGAGCGCGGCGCAGCTGCGGCTGCCCATCACCTTCGTCATCCTGAAAAACCGCCGCTATGCGGCGCTGCAGGAGTTCGCCCCGGCCTTCGGCTTCCGGCCCGAGGACCCGCTGGAAGGCACGGCCCTGCCCGATCTCGACTTCGTCGCGCTGGCCAAAGGCCACGGCTGCGACGCGGTGCATGTCGGCGACGCCGCGCAGTTGCACGAAGTCCTGCGCCAGGCGCTGCGCTCGACCGGCCCGATCCTGGTGGAAGTGGATGTGGCCTGA
- a CDS encoding TRAP transporter substrate-binding protein produces MRYTKLHSTLTTFRAHAGKAALAGAAALMLLGTGAQAQDKPVQLKLSSWVPPQHPLNPSLIAWAEDIKKASGGSITATMYPSEQLGKAFDHYDMARDGIADFAYVNPGYQPGRFPVMAGAGLPFLFSNAKGGSAAIDAWYRPYAQKEMKDVHFCFAFVHDPGTFHSHKKIVLPSDIKDMKIRPATSTIGQLVTSLGGTNVQASAPAARDALSRGVADAITFPWGSIVLFGIDKVVNYHMDVALYTTPFVWVMNKDKYNAMSPAQKKVIDDHCTTEWAEKVASPWADFEYAGRAKIAAEPGHEIYKLTPDQLAAWHKAVAPAEAEWASSVKKAGYDPKAVMDSLKQELVKHKAGL; encoded by the coding sequence ATGCGTTACACCAAACTGCACAGCACACTCACCACATTCCGTGCCCACGCGGGCAAGGCGGCGCTGGCCGGCGCCGCGGCTTTGATGCTGCTCGGCACCGGGGCGCAGGCGCAGGACAAACCGGTCCAGCTCAAGCTGTCCAGCTGGGTGCCGCCGCAGCATCCGCTGAACCCCTCCCTGATCGCCTGGGCGGAGGACATCAAAAAGGCCTCGGGTGGCAGCATCACCGCGACGATGTATCCGTCCGAGCAGCTCGGCAAGGCCTTCGACCACTACGACATGGCGCGCGACGGCATCGCCGACTTCGCCTACGTCAACCCGGGCTACCAGCCGGGACGATTCCCGGTGATGGCCGGCGCCGGCCTGCCCTTCCTGTTCTCCAACGCCAAGGGCGGCTCGGCCGCCATCGATGCGTGGTACCGCCCCTACGCGCAGAAGGAAATGAAGGACGTGCATTTCTGCTTCGCCTTCGTGCATGACCCCGGCACCTTCCATTCACACAAGAAGATCGTGCTGCCCTCGGACATCAAGGACATGAAGATCCGTCCCGCCACCAGCACCATCGGCCAGCTCGTCACCTCGCTGGGCGGCACCAACGTGCAGGCGTCGGCACCGGCCGCGCGCGATGCGCTCTCGCGCGGCGTGGCTGACGCGATCACCTTCCCGTGGGGCTCCATCGTGCTGTTCGGCATCGACAAGGTGGTGAACTATCACATGGACGTGGCGCTGTACACGACGCCGTTCGTTTGGGTCATGAACAAGGACAAGTACAACGCCATGTCCCCCGCGCAGAAAAAGGTAATCGACGACCACTGCACCACCGAATGGGCCGAGAAGGTCGCCTCGCCCTGGGCCGACTTCGAGTACGCCGGCCGCGCCAAGATCGCCGCCGAACCCGGCCACGAAATCTACAAGCTGACGCCGGACCAGCTCGCCGCGTGGCACAAGGCCGTCGCGCCAGCCGAAGCTGAGTGGGCCAGCAGCGTGAAGAAGGCCGGCTACGACCCGAAGGCGGTGATGGACTCGCTCAAGCAGGAGCTGGTGAAGCACAAGGCCGGACTGTAA
- a CDS encoding TRAP transporter small permease, producing MKRDFMDRVIDTIEWLAALFIGIVALDIFVAVVLRKFFNTSIPDSYDFGKLLLGTLIFWGIAATSYRGTHITVDLVWSSASVRGKRYIDVFATLVLLFVVTVHTFAIFDKVRGTYHDHVQTFDLNLPVWPLYALAWAGDAAAVMLIAIRTWQLIFRPERLAEPAHGREVE from the coding sequence ATGAAACGCGATTTCATGGACCGCGTGATCGACACCATCGAGTGGCTGGCGGCGCTGTTCATCGGCATCGTCGCACTCGACATCTTCGTCGCGGTGGTGCTGCGCAAGTTCTTCAACACCTCGATCCCCGACAGCTACGACTTCGGCAAGCTGCTGCTGGGCACGCTGATCTTCTGGGGCATCGCCGCCACCAGCTACCGCGGCACGCACATCACGGTCGACCTCGTTTGGAGCAGCGCCAGCGTGCGCGGCAAGCGCTACATCGACGTCTTCGCAACGCTGGTGCTGCTGTTTGTGGTAACCGTGCACACCTTCGCGATCTTCGACAAGGTGCGCGGCACCTACCACGACCACGTGCAGACCTTCGACCTGAACCTGCCCGTGTGGCCGCTGTACGCGCTGGCCTGGGCGGGCGATGCCGCGGCCGTGATGCTGATCGCCATCCGCACCTGGCAGCTGATCTTCCGGCCGGAACGGCTCGCCGAGCCGGCGCATGGCAGGGAGGTTGAATGA